The Anopheles coluzzii chromosome 2, AcolN3, whole genome shotgun sequence genome window below encodes:
- the LOC120949073 gene encoding uncharacterized protein K02A2.6-like encodes MGLCTKASVKLQLKENVRPVFCPKRPVAYAVQELVDKELDRLEQMSIISPTDYSEWAAPIVVVRKANGSIRLCGDYSTGLNDALQQHEYPLPLPEDIFARLSQCKIFSKIDLSDAFLQVEIDPAYRSLLTINTHRGLFTYNRLPPGIKIAPAAFQQLIDTMLAGVKGVSCYMDDIIVGGATEQEHEANLMAVLKRIQEYGFSIRSEKCAFKVQQLRYLGYIIDTHGLRPDPAKIDVIKRLPEPTDVSGVRSFLGAINYYARFIPNMRELRYPLDNLLKTNAQFRWTADCKRAFERFKSLLSSNLLLTHYDPRHKIIVSADASSIGIGATISHMFPNGTIRVVEHASRALTKTEEGYSQIDREGLAIIFAVTKFHKMIFGRRFQLQTDHRPLLRIFGSKKGIPVYTANRLQRFALTLLSYDFGIEYVRTESFGNADVLSRLINKHDKPDEDCVIASVALEMDVKSIATSALVTFPLIFREVARETNRDPIARKLHCYIKNGWPRNIALGADSSRYHSRKEDYSTVEGCILVGERVLIPEKLRKQCLSQLHRGHHGIQRMKAIARSYVFWPSLNEDIIDLVSNCH; translated from the coding sequence ATGGGTCTGTGCACAAAGGCTAGTGTAAAACTGCAGCTGAAGGAAAACGTTCGTCCAGTATTCTGCCCAAAGCGACCGGTAGCTTATGCAGTACAGGAGTTAGTCGACAAGGAACTCGATCGACTAGAGCAGATGAGCATAATATCTCCAACGGATTACTCTGAATGGGCAGCACCTATCGTCGTCGTCCGCAAGGCAAACGGCAGCATTCGGCTTTGCGGGGACTACTCAACTGGACTAAATGACGCGTTGCAGCAACATGAGTATCCTTTACCATTACCTGAAGATATCTTCGCTAGACTATCgcaatgcaaaatatttaGCAAAATTGATCTATCCGATGCTTTCTTACAGGTAGAAATCGACCCTGCCTACCGATCTTTACTCACCATCAATACGCATCGAGGTTTATTCACCTACAATAGATTGCCGCCTGGTATTAAGATTGCTCCAGCAGCGTTCCAGCAGCTTATCGACACAATGCTGGCTGGTGTAAAAGGAGTGTCATGTTACATGGACGACATCATTGTCGGAGGAGCCACTGAACAAGAGCATGAAGCGAATTTAATGGCAGTTTTGAAAAGGATTCAAGAGTATGGATTCAGCATTCGATCGGAAAAATGCGCTTTTAAGGTTCAGCAACTAAGATATTTGGGTTACATCATCGACACCCACGGATTGCGCCCCGATCCAGCGAAGATCGATGTCATAAAAAGGCTTCCAGAACCAACAGATGTGAGCGGCGTCCGATCCTTTCTAGGAGCCATAAATTATTATGCCAGATTTATCCCAAATATGAGAGAGTTGCGATATCCACTGGATAACTTATTGAAGACAAATGCACAGTTTCGATGGACCGCCGATTGTAAAAGAGCGTTTGAAAGATTTAAATCCTTGCTATCATCGAACTTGTTGTTAACGCATTATGATCCAAGGCATAAAATAATAGTATCGGCAGATGCATCATCAATAGGTATTGGTGCCACTATTAGCCACATGTTTCCCAATGGTACCATACGTGTGGTTGAACATGCCTCTAGAGCACTtacaaaaacagaagaaggATATAGTCAAATAGATCGTGAAGGACTGGCAATCATCTTCGCGGTAACGAAATTCCACAAGATGATATTTGGAAGGCGTTTCCAGCTTCAGACAGATCATCGTCCACTACTGCGGATCTTTGGGTCGAAAAAAGGGATCCCAGTCTACACTGCCAACCGCTTGCAGCGTTTTGCGCTCACGCTATTGTCATACGATTTCGGCATTGAATATGTACGCACCGAATCATTCGGAAATGCCGAtgtactctccaggctaattAACAAGCATGATAAACCGGATGAGGATTGTGTAATCGCTTCTGTTGCACTAGAGATGGATGTAAAGTCTATTGCAACAAGCGCTTTAGTTACGTTTCCCTTGATTTTTAGAGAGGTCGCTCGAGAAACGAATCGTGATCCTATAGCAAGGAAGTTGCATTGCTACATAAAAAACGGGTGGCCACGTAATATTGCCCTTGGCGCAGATTCATCTCGTTATCACAGCAGGAAGGAAGACTATTCAACGGTGGAAGGATGTATTTTGGTCGGAGAGAGAGTGTTAATACCAGAGAAACTACGCAAGCAATGTCTGTCCCAGCTTCATCGAGGACATCATGGTATCCAGCGCATGAAGGCGATTGCGCGTAGCTATGTGTTTTGGCCGTCGTTAAATGAAGACATCATTGATCTCGTCAGTAATTGCCATTAA